In Salinarimonas sp., a genomic segment contains:
- the glgB gene encoding 1,4-alpha-glucan branching protein GlgB yields the protein MNDTTTHAPEIEGVEAAAMEALEGRLTDPFAFLGMHETGQGPVVRAFQPGALAVEVMSHENGEMLGRLSEVRHGLFAGTVSRRERYWLRISWPDGVTQDTEDPYSFGVVLGDLDLHLFSEGAHWDLAERLGSQVTEIDGVKGVVFSVWAPNARRVSVIGDFNAWDGRRHPMRLRHSAGVWELFVPRIGPGERYKYEIVGKFGETLPPKADPLARRTEAPPATASVVAAPPAFRWTDEEWMARRGERQGPTKPMAVYEVHPASWLRPEGEPHGVLDWDKLVDTLIPYVADLGFTHIELMPIMEHPFGGSWGYQPLSLFAPSARYGTPEGFARFIDACHRANIGVILDWVPAHFPTDPHGMARFDGTALYEHEDPREGYHHDWNTYIYNLGRREVQGFLIASALWWVETFHIDALRVDAVASMLYRDYSRAHDQWIPNRFGGRENLESIDFLRRMNQIVQERAPGAITIAEESTAFPGVSQPVSQGGLGFNYKWNMGWMHDTLHYMAREPLYRAYHHNEMTFGLIYAFSEKFVLPISHDEVVHGKGSLLGKMPGDEWQKLANLRSYFGFMWTHPGKKLLFMGCELGQHREWNHDGEIEWALLQNQSHAGLQMLVRDLNRVYAKEPALHATDAEPSGFEWVIGDDATNSVFAYLRKGHGEAKPLLVVLNMTPVPRHEYRIGVPEAGTWREIVNTDAQIYGGSNLGNAGGVRAEATPAHGKSHSLGLTLPPLSTLVLRPEG from the coding sequence ATGAACGACACGACGACCCACGCGCCGGAGATCGAGGGCGTCGAGGCCGCGGCCATGGAGGCGCTCGAAGGGCGCCTCACGGATCCGTTCGCCTTTCTCGGCATGCACGAGACCGGGCAGGGCCCCGTCGTGCGCGCCTTCCAGCCCGGCGCGCTGGCCGTCGAGGTGATGTCGCACGAGAACGGCGAGATGCTCGGCCGCCTCTCGGAGGTTCGCCACGGGCTGTTCGCCGGCACGGTCTCGCGGCGCGAGCGCTACTGGCTTCGGATCAGCTGGCCCGACGGCGTGACGCAGGACACGGAGGACCCGTATTCCTTCGGCGTCGTGCTCGGCGATCTCGACCTCCACCTGTTCTCCGAGGGCGCCCATTGGGACCTCGCCGAGCGGCTCGGCTCGCAGGTGACGGAGATCGACGGCGTCAAGGGCGTCGTCTTCTCGGTCTGGGCGCCGAACGCGCGGCGCGTCTCGGTGATCGGCGACTTCAACGCCTGGGACGGGCGGCGCCACCCGATGCGGCTGCGCCATTCGGCTGGCGTCTGGGAGCTGTTCGTGCCGCGCATCGGGCCGGGCGAGCGCTACAAGTACGAGATCGTCGGCAAGTTCGGCGAGACGCTGCCGCCCAAGGCCGATCCGCTGGCGCGCCGCACCGAGGCGCCGCCGGCCACCGCCTCCGTCGTCGCCGCCCCGCCGGCCTTCCGCTGGACCGACGAGGAATGGATGGCCCGGCGCGGCGAGCGCCAAGGGCCGACGAAGCCCATGGCCGTCTACGAGGTGCATCCCGCCTCCTGGCTGCGGCCGGAGGGCGAGCCGCACGGCGTGCTCGACTGGGACAAGCTCGTCGACACGCTGATCCCCTACGTGGCGGATCTCGGCTTCACCCATATCGAGCTGATGCCGATCATGGAGCACCCGTTCGGCGGCTCCTGGGGCTACCAGCCGCTGTCGCTGTTCGCGCCGTCGGCGCGCTACGGCACGCCGGAGGGGTTCGCGCGCTTCATCGACGCCTGCCACCGGGCCAATATCGGCGTGATCCTCGACTGGGTGCCGGCGCACTTCCCCACCGACCCCCACGGCATGGCCCGCTTCGACGGCACCGCGCTCTACGAGCACGAGGACCCGCGCGAGGGCTATCACCACGACTGGAACACCTACATCTACAATCTCGGCCGGCGCGAGGTGCAGGGCTTCCTGATCGCCTCCGCCCTGTGGTGGGTCGAGACCTTCCACATCGACGCCCTGCGCGTCGACGCGGTGGCCTCGATGCTCTACCGCGACTATTCCCGCGCCCACGACCAGTGGATCCCCAACCGCTTCGGCGGGCGGGAGAACCTCGAGTCGATCGACTTCCTGCGCCGGATGAACCAGATCGTGCAGGAGCGCGCGCCGGGCGCCATCACCATCGCCGAGGAATCGACCGCCTTCCCCGGCGTGTCGCAGCCGGTGAGCCAGGGTGGGCTCGGCTTCAATTACAAGTGGAACATGGGCTGGATGCACGATACGCTGCATTACATGGCCCGGGAGCCGCTCTACCGCGCCTACCACCACAACGAGATGACCTTCGGGCTGATCTACGCCTTCTCGGAGAAGTTCGTCCTGCCGATCTCGCACGACGAGGTGGTGCACGGGAAGGGCTCGCTGCTCGGCAAGATGCCGGGCGACGAGTGGCAGAAGCTCGCCAACCTGCGCTCCTATTTCGGCTTCATGTGGACGCATCCGGGCAAGAAGCTGCTCTTCATGGGCTGCGAGCTCGGCCAGCACCGCGAGTGGAACCACGACGGCGAGATCGAGTGGGCGCTCCTGCAGAACCAGAGCCATGCCGGCCTGCAGATGCTGGTGCGCGACCTCAACCGGGTCTACGCGAAGGAGCCCGCGCTCCACGCCACCGACGCGGAGCCCTCGGGCTTCGAGTGGGTGATCGGCGACGACGCCACGAATTCCGTCTTCGCCTACCTGCGCAAGGGCCACGGCGAGGCGAAGCCGCTGCTCGTCGTGCTCAACATGACCCCCGTGCCCCGGCACGAGTACCGCATCGGCGTGCCCGAGGCGGGAACCTGGCGCGAGATCGTCAACACCGACGCGCAGATCTACGGCGGCTCGAACCTGGGCAATGCGGGGGGCGTGCGCGCCGAGGCGACGCCCGCGCACGGCAAGTCGCATTCGCTCGGCCTGACCCTGCCGCCGCTGTCCACGCTCGTCCTGCGCCCGGAAGGCTAA
- the glgX gene encoding glycogen debranching protein GlgX: protein MPLLPDRLSPGSPTPLGATWDGLGVNFAVFSAHAERMELCLFDQSGRREVARFDLPEWTDEVWHGYLPHVKPGLLYGFRAHGPYEPQHGHRFNPNKLLVDPYAKALHGETRWTDALFGYRVLSPRADLSFDRRDSAPAVPKSVVVDDSFSWGDDRSPNVPWSETVIYEAHVKGLTKLLDDVRIPERGTYSALAHPAVIEHLKRLGVTSIELLPIHAFLQDRFLQEKGLVNYWGYNTLSFFAPEPRYMPQGGDNNDLRIAIRRLHAAGIEVILDVVYNHTCEGGELGPTLSWRGLDNASYYRLLPDNPRHCINDTGTGNTVNLSNARVLQMVMDSLRYWATSYRVDGFRFDLGVTLGREPHGFDPGAGFFDALRQDPILSRKKLISEPWDIGPGGYQLGHHPPSFAEWNDRFRDGVRRYWRGDPGLRSDLAARLSGSGDLFDRRARRPWASVNFIAAHDGYTLADIVAYEQKHNEANGEDNRDGHSENYSRNWGVEGETDDPEILAVRARVMRSMLTTVFAALGTPMILAGDEFGRSQGGNNNAYAQDNEISWLDWEVARSEAGQALMGFSARLAGIRRDHAILRCKRFLYGQEIAEGIRDLDWFDENGDTPSPEDWNDSEKRALAMRRAERREDGGIEIVVFLLNGSDETIRFTLPGPETGWRLLIDSADPDRPEESLGEPAYEVLDRAAVLVAATIPPEEGGG from the coding sequence ATGCCCTTGCTCCCCGACCGGCTCTCGCCGGGCTCGCCCACTCCGCTCGGCGCGACCTGGGATGGTCTCGGCGTGAACTTCGCCGTGTTCTCGGCCCATGCCGAGCGCATGGAGCTGTGCCTGTTCGACCAGAGCGGCCGTCGCGAGGTCGCGCGCTTCGACCTGCCGGAATGGACCGACGAGGTCTGGCACGGCTACCTGCCGCACGTGAAGCCGGGCCTGCTCTACGGCTTCCGGGCGCACGGCCCCTACGAGCCGCAGCATGGGCACCGCTTCAACCCCAACAAGCTCCTCGTCGACCCCTACGCCAAGGCGCTCCACGGCGAGACGCGCTGGACGGACGCCCTGTTCGGCTACCGCGTGCTGTCGCCGCGGGCGGACCTCTCCTTCGACCGGCGCGACAGCGCGCCGGCGGTGCCGAAATCGGTGGTCGTCGACGACTCGTTCTCCTGGGGCGACGACCGGTCGCCGAACGTGCCCTGGTCGGAGACGGTCATCTACGAGGCGCACGTGAAGGGGCTGACCAAGCTCCTCGACGACGTGCGCATCCCCGAGCGCGGCACCTATTCCGCGCTGGCGCATCCGGCGGTGATCGAGCACCTCAAGCGGCTCGGCGTCACCTCGATCGAGCTCCTGCCGATCCACGCCTTCCTGCAGGACCGGTTCCTGCAGGAGAAGGGGCTCGTCAACTACTGGGGCTACAACACGCTGTCCTTCTTCGCGCCGGAGCCGCGCTACATGCCGCAGGGCGGGGACAACAACGATCTCAGGATCGCCATCCGCCGCCTGCACGCGGCCGGTATCGAGGTCATCCTCGACGTCGTCTACAACCACACCTGCGAGGGCGGCGAGCTCGGGCCGACGCTCTCCTGGCGCGGGCTCGACAATGCCAGCTACTACCGGCTCCTGCCGGACAATCCGCGCCACTGCATCAACGACACCGGTACCGGCAACACGGTGAACCTGTCGAACGCGCGCGTCCTGCAGATGGTGATGGATTCGCTCCGCTATTGGGCGACCTCCTACCGGGTCGACGGCTTCCGCTTCGACCTCGGCGTCACGCTCGGGCGCGAGCCGCACGGCTTCGACCCCGGCGCGGGTTTCTTCGACGCGCTGCGGCAGGACCCGATCCTGTCGCGCAAGAAGCTGATCTCGGAGCCCTGGGACATCGGCCCCGGCGGCTACCAGCTCGGCCACCACCCGCCGTCCTTCGCCGAGTGGAACGACCGCTTCCGCGACGGCGTGCGCCGCTATTGGCGGGGCGATCCCGGCCTGCGCTCGGATCTCGCGGCGCGGCTCTCGGGCTCGGGCGACCTGTTCGACCGGCGCGCCCGCCGGCCGTGGGCGTCGGTGAACTTCATCGCCGCGCACGACGGCTACACGCTCGCCGACATCGTGGCCTACGAGCAGAAGCACAACGAGGCCAACGGCGAGGATAATCGCGACGGCCATTCGGAGAACTATTCCCGCAACTGGGGCGTCGAGGGCGAGACCGACGATCCCGAGATCCTCGCCGTGCGCGCGCGGGTGATGCGCTCGATGCTCACCACGGTCTTCGCCGCGCTCGGCACGCCGATGATCCTCGCGGGCGACGAGTTCGGGCGCTCGCAGGGCGGCAACAACAACGCCTACGCTCAGGACAACGAGATCTCCTGGCTCGACTGGGAGGTCGCGCGCTCGGAGGCCGGGCAGGCGCTGATGGGCTTCTCCGCCCGCCTCGCCGGGATCCGCCGCGACCACGCGATCCTGCGCTGCAAGCGCTTCCTCTACGGCCAGGAGATCGCGGAGGGCATCCGCGACCTCGACTGGTTCGACGAGAACGGCGACACGCCCTCGCCCGAGGACTGGAACGATTCGGAGAAGCGCGCGCTGGCCATGCGCCGCGCCGAGCGCCGCGAGGACGGCGGCATCGAGATCGTCGTCTTCCTGCTCAACGGCTCGGACGAGACGATCCGCTTCACCCTGCCGGGCCCCGAGACCGGCTGGCGTCTCCTGATCGATTCCGCCGATCCCGACCGTCCGGAGGAGAGCCTCGGCGAGCCCGCCTACGAGGTCCTCGACCGCGCCGCCGTGCTCGTCGCCGCGACGATCCCGCCGGAGGAGGGTGGGGGATGA